A genomic region of bacterium contains the following coding sequences:
- a CDS encoding class I SAM-dependent methyltransferase, which produces MFRKQIGKPAAKTSWERHGKWYSKVVEESGSYQKEVILPGVLTLLDLHKGEDILDIGCGEGFFAREFHRLGANVLGVDASPELIAIAKKKSPPEALYKVADAANLSFLNVGAFDAAVMILALQNMERMDAVLKEARRVLAPKGRLVIVLNHPTFRIPKLSAWGWDEAQKLQYRRMNAYMTELKVPIEMHPGERTKEVTWSFHRPLQSYVKALRNAGFAVTDCQEWISHKVSERGPRAKAEDRARKEIPLFLALKAEPRNV; this is translated from the coding sequence ATGTTTCGTAAACAGATAGGAAAACCCGCCGCAAAAACCTCCTGGGAACGCCACGGCAAGTGGTACTCTAAAGTGGTTGAAGAGTCTGGTAGTTACCAAAAGGAAGTCATTCTTCCCGGTGTGTTGACGCTGTTAGATTTGCATAAAGGTGAAGACATTTTGGATATCGGCTGTGGCGAAGGATTTTTTGCGCGCGAATTTCATAGATTAGGCGCGAACGTGCTGGGTGTTGATGCCTCGCCCGAGCTTATTGCCATCGCGAAAAAGAAATCTCCTCCGGAAGCGCTCTATAAAGTTGCCGACGCGGCAAATTTGAGTTTCTTAAACGTCGGCGCGTTTGACGCGGCGGTGATGATTCTTGCGTTGCAGAACATGGAGCGCATGGACGCAGTGCTGAAAGAAGCCCGCCGCGTGTTGGCGCCTAAGGGTCGGCTTGTTATCGTGCTCAATCATCCCACGTTTCGCATCCCGAAGCTTTCCGCTTGGGGATGGGATGAGGCGCAAAAATTGCAGTACCGCCGAATGAACGCGTACATGACAGAGTTGAAAGTGCCGATTGAAATGCACCCGGGCGAGCGTACAAAAGAAGTCACATGGTCATTCCACCGTCCGCTGCAGTCATACGTGAAGGCATTGCGTAACGCCGGCTTCGCGGTGACCGATTGCCAGGAATGGATTTCGCATAAAGTGAGTGAACGTGGGCCTCGCGCAAAAGCCGAAGACCGCGCCCGGAAAGAAATCCCACTTTTCCTCGCGCTTAAGGCAGAACCGCGAAATGTCTAA